In Roseofilum capinflatum BLCC-M114, the following are encoded in one genomic region:
- a CDS encoding PEP-CTERM sorting domain-containing protein produces MNNSSFKSLSIVTAGLTIGLGLSISQAQSAQASPVNDNVIDALVLDLDTLINFDNTGATAEAGEVSPGSGTGASTCNSQDGWCSFETNVQSSIWYSFVASEDLFVDFYFTGMDSQAALWEVLDPTDFGTFTEVAANDDSGPVFAPYITPVSVTQGSTYYLQVDGYSGAEGTGTFIANSTPVPEPAATLGLLALGLLGTTVLKRKQN; encoded by the coding sequence ATGAATAACTCTTCCTTCAAATCACTCTCAATTGTCACTGCTGGATTGACTATTGGCTTAGGTTTATCAATCAGTCAAGCTCAATCAGCTCAAGCTTCTCCAGTGAATGACAATGTAATCGATGCACTGGTTCTAGACTTAGATACCCTGATCAATTTTGATAATACGGGTGCAACCGCAGAAGCGGGCGAAGTTTCCCCAGGGTCTGGAACTGGAGCAAGCACTTGTAACTCTCAAGACGGTTGGTGCAGTTTTGAGACAAATGTACAAAGCTCTATTTGGTACAGCTTTGTTGCCTCTGAAGATTTGTTTGTTGACTTTTACTTTACAGGGATGGATAGCCAGGCGGCTCTTTGGGAAGTTCTCGATCCGACAGATTTTGGTACATTTACTGAAGTGGCTGCAAATGATGATAGTGGGCCTGTGTTTGCACCATACATTACACCTGTTAGCGTCACTCAAGGTAGTACCTATTATTTGCAAGTTGATGGATATAGTGGAGCTGAAGGGACTGGAACTTTTATTGCCAATTCAACACCAGTACCTGAACCAGCCGCTACATTAGGACTCTTAGCACTGGGACTGTTAGGTACAACAGTTCTCAAGCGTAAGCAGAATTAG
- a CDS encoding DNA-directed RNA polymerase subunit gamma: MKNQQQRFDYVKIGIASPDRIRQWGERTLPNGSVVGEVTKPETINYRTLKPEMDGLFCERIFGPAKDWECHCGKYKRVRHRGIVCERCGVEVTESRVRRHRMGHIQLAAPVAHVWYLKGIPSYMAILLDMPLRDVEQIVYFNAYVVLDPGNTPEVAKTNEEIPPLSYKQLLNEDQWMDIEDQLYSEESELIGVEVGIGAEAIERLLGDLELETVAEQLREDILNSKGQKRAKLIKRLRVIDNFIATGSKPEWMILSMLPVIPPDLRPMVQLDGGRFATSDLNDLYRRVINRNNRLARLQEILAPEIIVRNEKRMLQEAVDALIDNGRRGRTVVGANNRPLKSLSDIIEGKQGRFRQNLLGKRVDYSGRSVIVVGPKLHIYQCGLPKEMAIELFQPFVIHRLIRQGLVNNIKAAKKLIQRNDPSVWDVLEEVIEGHPVLLNRAPTLHRLGIQAFEPMLVEGRAIQLHPLVCPAFNADFDGDQMAVHVPLSLESQSEARLLMLASNNVMSPATGRPIITPSQDMVLGCYYLTAENPWAQKGGDRFFASLDDAIRAYDQDQVELHTYIWVRYDGEVESPEKDDEIVSEEQLEDGTVNRVYLYRRVRETAEGEQLCQYIRTTPGRIIFNKTIQESILSV; the protein is encoded by the coding sequence ATGAAAAATCAGCAACAACGGTTTGATTACGTCAAAATTGGTATTGCTTCTCCTGACCGGATTCGGCAATGGGGAGAGCGAACCCTTCCCAATGGGTCAGTGGTTGGGGAAGTGACCAAACCAGAAACCATTAACTATCGTACCCTCAAGCCCGAAATGGATGGCCTCTTCTGCGAGCGGATTTTTGGGCCAGCTAAAGATTGGGAATGTCATTGTGGAAAGTATAAACGAGTTCGTCATCGCGGGATTGTTTGCGAGCGTTGCGGCGTAGAAGTCACGGAATCTAGAGTGCGTCGCCATCGCATGGGTCATATTCAATTAGCCGCTCCAGTTGCCCATGTGTGGTACTTAAAAGGAATACCCAGTTATATGGCGATTCTGCTGGATATGCCTTTGCGGGATGTGGAACAAATTGTGTATTTTAATGCCTATGTTGTTCTCGATCCCGGTAATACGCCAGAAGTGGCCAAAACCAATGAAGAAATTCCCCCCCTCAGTTATAAACAACTGCTCAATGAAGACCAGTGGATGGACATTGAAGACCAATTGTATTCTGAAGAGTCAGAATTAATTGGCGTGGAAGTGGGCATTGGTGCAGAAGCCATTGAGCGCTTATTAGGCGATTTAGAATTGGAAACGGTAGCGGAACAACTGCGGGAAGATATCCTTAATTCTAAGGGGCAAAAACGGGCGAAGTTAATCAAACGTTTGCGGGTGATTGATAACTTTATTGCTACGGGTTCTAAACCGGAATGGATGATTTTAAGTATGCTTCCGGTGATTCCGCCCGATTTGCGTCCCATGGTGCAGTTGGATGGGGGGCGGTTTGCCACGAGCGATTTAAATGATCTTTATCGTCGGGTGATTAACCGGAATAATCGGTTAGCTCGGCTGCAAGAGATTTTAGCACCGGAGATTATTGTCCGTAATGAAAAACGGATGTTACAAGAAGCGGTGGATGCTCTGATTGATAATGGTCGGCGAGGTCGCACGGTGGTGGGAGCCAATAACCGGCCGTTGAAATCTTTGTCGGATATTATTGAGGGGAAACAGGGCCGGTTCCGGCAGAATTTGTTAGGAAAACGGGTGGATTATTCCGGTCGTTCGGTGATCGTGGTGGGGCCAAAGTTACACATTTACCAGTGTGGTCTACCGAAGGAAATGGCGATCGAATTGTTCCAACCGTTTGTGATTCATCGCTTAATTCGTCAAGGTTTGGTGAATAATATTAAGGCGGCCAAAAAGCTGATTCAACGGAATGATCCGAGTGTTTGGGATGTGCTGGAAGAGGTGATTGAAGGTCACCCGGTCTTGCTCAACCGCGCTCCGACGTTGCACCGGTTAGGGATTCAAGCCTTTGAACCGATGTTGGTGGAAGGGCGAGCGATTCAGTTACATCCGTTGGTTTGTCCGGCGTTTAATGCTGACTTTGATGGCGACCAAATGGCGGTGCATGTGCCGTTGTCTTTGGAGTCCCAATCTGAGGCGCGGTTGTTGATGTTAGCGTCGAATAATGTGATGTCTCCGGCGACGGGACGGCCGATTATTACGCCGTCTCAGGATATGGTGTTGGGATGTTACTATTTAACGGCGGAAAATCCTTGGGCGCAGAAAGGGGGCGATCGCTTTTTTGCCTCTTTAGATGATGCTATTCGAGCCTACGATCAAGATCAAGTAGAGCTACATACCTATATCTGGGTGCGGTATGACGGTGAGGTGGAATCCCCCGAAAAGGATGATGAAATCGTCTCCGAAGAACAGCTCGAAGACGGAACCGTTAACCGGGTTTACCTCTATCGTCGAGTGCGGGAAACGGCCGAAGGGGAACAGCTCTGCCAGTATATTCGCACGACTCCCGGTCGGATTATTTTTAATAAGACGATTCAAGAGTCTATCCTGAGTGTTTAG
- a CDS encoding Uma2 family endonuclease: MVQTPAKPETETLLLTLPTTLKLYVTQEQFEALAESNRDLRLERTATGELRVNPPTGWETGERNFSIIVQLGRWYEDNGNLGKAFDSSTGFILPNGANLSPDACWISQERWDTLTDEQKGTFPNICPDFVVELRSKSDTLKSLQEKMQEYMENGAKLGWLIDPQNRAVEVYRVGLDVEILSNPTELSGEEVLPGFVLDLRRVWG, translated from the coding sequence ATGGTACAGACACCAGCCAAACCCGAAACCGAAACGCTCTTGCTGACCTTACCCACAACCCTAAAGCTCTATGTCACGCAAGAACAATTTGAAGCTCTAGCCGAGAGTAATCGAGATTTACGACTAGAAAGAACTGCAACAGGAGAATTAAGAGTGAATCCACCGACAGGTTGGGAAACTGGAGAACGTAACTTTAGCATTATTGTACAATTGGGTCGTTGGTATGAAGACAATGGTAATTTAGGGAAAGCCTTTGATTCTTCTACCGGATTCATTTTACCCAATGGCGCGAATCTCTCTCCTGATGCCTGTTGGATTAGTCAAGAGCGCTGGGATACTTTGACGGATGAACAAAAGGGAACATTCCCCAATATTTGTCCCGATTTTGTCGTTGAATTGCGCTCAAAGTCCGATACCCTGAAATCCCTGCAAGAGAAGATGCAAGAATATATGGAAAATGGGGCGAAATTGGGTTGGTTAATCGATCCTCAAAATAGAGCGGTGGAAGTTTATCGAGTGGGTTTAGATGTAGAAATCTTATCGAATCCTACCGAGTTATCGGGTGAAGAAGTCTTACCTGGTTTTGTGTTAGATTTACGCCGAGTTTGGGGTTAG
- a CDS encoding Uma2 family endonuclease, whose amino-acid sequence MVQTPTKPETETLLLTLPTTLKLYVTQAQFEALAASNRDLRLERTAQGELIVNPPTGWETGQRNWSISGELYLWWRNTGEPGQAFDSSTGFILPNGANLSPDACWISQERWDALTDEQKGTFPNICPDFVVELRSESDTLKSLQEKMQEYMENGAKLGWLIDPQNRAVEVYRVGLDVEILSNPTELSGEEVLPGFVLDLHRVWGDSISL is encoded by the coding sequence ATGGTACAGACACCCACCAAACCCGAAACCGAAACGCTCTTACTAACATTACCCACAACCCTAAAGCTCTATGTCACACAAGCACAATTTGAAGCTCTAGCTGCCAGTAATCGAGACTTACGACTAGAAAGAACTGCACAAGGAGAATTAATCGTGAATCCACCTACTGGTTGGGAAACTGGACAACGAAATTGGAGTATTTCAGGCGAATTATATTTGTGGTGGCGAAATACCGGCGAACCGGGACAAGCTTTTGATTCTTCAACCGGATTCATTTTACCCAATGGCGCGAATCTCTCTCCTGATGCCTGTTGGATTAGTCAAGAACGTTGGGATGCACTGACGGATGAACAAAAGGGAACATTTCCTAATATTTGCCCCGATTTTGTGGTGGAATTGCGCTCAGAGTCGGATACCCTGAAATCCTTGCAAGAGAAAATGCAAGAGTATATGGAAAATGGGGCGAAATTGGGTTGGTTAATCGATCCTCAAAATAGAGCGGTGGAAGTTTATCGAGTGGGTTTAGATGTAGAAATCTTATCGAATCCTACCGAGTTATCGGGTGAAGAAGTCTTACCTGGTTTTGTGTTAGATTTACACCGAGTTTGGGGTGATAGCATTTCCCTATGA
- a CDS encoding Uma2 family endonuclease yields the protein MVQTPTKPETETLLLTLPTTIKLYVTQAQFEALAASNRDLRLERTAKGELIVNPPTGWETGKRNRSIIAQLDRWYEENKQGEAFDSSTGFILPNGATRSPDACWISQERWDTLTDEQKGTFPNICPDFVVELRSKSDTLKSLQEKMQEYMENGARLGWLIDLQQRTVEVYRVGLEVEILSNPTELSGEEVLPGFVLDLRRVWG from the coding sequence ATGGTACAGACACCCACCAAACCCGAAACCGAAACGCTCTTACTAACATTACCCACAACCATAAAGCTCTATGTCACACAAGCACAATTTGAAGCTCTAGCTGCCAGCAATCGAGATTTACGACTAGAAAGAACTGCAAAAGGAGAATTAATTGTGAATCCACCTACCGGTTGGGAAACTGGAAAACGTAACCGCAGTATCATCGCACAACTTGATCGTTGGTATGAAGAAAATAAACAGGGGGAAGCATTTGACTCTTCAACAGGATTCATTTTACCCAATGGTGCAACTCGTTCTCCTGATGCCTGTTGGATTAGTCAAGAGCGTTGGGATACTTTGACGGATGAACAAAAGGGAACATTCCCCAATATTTGTCCCGATTTTGTCGTTGAATTGCGTTCAAAGTCCGATACCCTGAAATCCCTGCAAGAGAAGATGCAAGAGTATATGGAAAATGGGGCGAGATTGGGTTGGTTAATCGATCTTCAACAGCGAACGGTGGAAGTTTATCGAGTGGGTTTAGAAGTAGAAATCTTATCGAATCCTACCGAGTTATCGGGTGAAGAAGTCTTACCTGGTTTTGTGTTAGATTTACGCCGAGTTTGGGGTTAG
- a CDS encoding Uma2 family endonuclease: MVNLSQKQQTSLPTMYDLPSEEVGESGLPDLFHPLQATLLRLTFQPFTYPSERVLAAMDLNIYYDPNNTRLYKRPDWFGVVGVPKLYEEQDLRLSYVIWQEGVNPFIVVELLSASTQKEDLGETEPEPDEPPTKWQVYEEILQVPYYVVYDRKNSAFRAFHHQGKRYQELQVPDNRLWLPHLGIGLGLWQGVYDNSDRLWLRFYDASGNWIPTPEERERQRAEQERQRAEQEQQRADEQQQRAERFRRLLLENGINPDDVG; this comes from the coding sequence ATGGTTAACCTTTCTCAAAAGCAGCAAACTAGCCTGCCAACAATGTACGATTTACCCAGTGAAGAAGTAGGAGAATCTGGTTTGCCCGATCTATTCCATCCCCTACAAGCGACCTTGTTGCGCTTAACCTTTCAACCGTTCACTTATCCCTCTGAACGGGTACTGGCGGCAATGGATCTCAATATTTATTATGACCCGAATAATACGCGGCTATACAAGCGTCCCGACTGGTTTGGAGTCGTGGGAGTCCCCAAATTGTATGAAGAACAGGATTTACGGCTCAGTTATGTGATCTGGCAAGAGGGCGTTAATCCTTTTATTGTCGTAGAACTGCTCTCTGCGAGTACCCAAAAAGAGGACTTGGGAGAAACTGAGCCTGAACCAGATGAACCTCCAACTAAATGGCAAGTGTATGAAGAAATTCTGCAAGTGCCCTATTATGTGGTTTACGATCGCAAAAATAGTGCTTTCCGAGCCTTTCATCACCAAGGGAAGCGCTATCAAGAGTTACAAGTACCGGATAATCGCTTATGGTTACCCCATCTGGGAATCGGTTTAGGATTATGGCAAGGTGTGTACGATAATAGCGATCGCCTCTGGTTACGATTTTATGATGCTTCGGGCAACTGGATTCCTACGCCTGAAGAACGGGAACGACAACGAGCTGAACAGGAGCGACAACGGGCTGAACAGGAGCAACAACGGGCTGACGAGCAACAACAGCGAGCAGAACGCTTTCGGCGGTTGCTTCTGGAAAATGGCATTAACCCCGATGATGTTGGATGA
- the dcd gene encoding dCTP deaminase, translated as MLKNDKWIAEQAQSGMIDPFEPSLIRAIEEDHGLVRKVLSYGASSYGYDIRLSPKEFLIFKHIPGTVVDPKNFNSQNLESVPLHQDEQGDFFIIPAHSYGLGVALERLDVPPNITVICLGKSTYARCSIILNATPAEACWRGHLTLELSNSSSADCRVYANEGIAQLLFFEGEPCKVTYEDRLGKYQDQSHQVVLPKV; from the coding sequence ATGCTCAAGAATGATAAGTGGATTGCCGAACAAGCCCAGAGTGGGATGATTGACCCGTTTGAACCTTCATTGATTCGGGCGATCGAAGAAGACCATGGATTAGTCAGAAAAGTCTTAAGTTATGGAGCCTCCTCCTATGGTTATGATATTCGATTAAGTCCTAAAGAATTTCTCATCTTTAAGCACATTCCCGGTACAGTCGTCGATCCGAAAAATTTTAATTCCCAAAATCTCGAATCTGTTCCCCTGCACCAGGATGAACAGGGAGACTTTTTTATTATTCCTGCCCATAGTTACGGTTTAGGTGTTGCCCTAGAGCGCCTAGACGTTCCCCCTAACATTACGGTCATTTGTTTGGGTAAGTCCACATATGCTAGATGTTCTATTATCCTGAATGCCACCCCCGCAGAAGCCTGTTGGCGCGGCCATCTGACCTTAGAACTCTCCAACTCTTCGAGTGCTGACTGTCGAGTGTATGCGAATGAAGGGATTGCCCAATTGTTATTTTTTGAAGGAGAACCCTGTAAGGTTACTTATGAAGACCGATTGGGTAAGTATCAGGATCAATCTCACCAAGTTGTTTTACCGAAAGTTTAA
- the nadB gene encoding L-aspartate oxidase, translating to MPPILSRAFDIIVVGSGAAGLYATLCLPAHYRILLVTKDKLRTGSSKWAQGGIAAAIAEDDSPELHREDTLQAGAGLCDRQAVEFLVNHAPEAIDSLLKLGVAFDRKNNKLATTLEAAHSRSRVLHSQDTTGRAIIDILTARVSERSNIQVLSQAFALSLWQDAPGAAIQGISLLWNNQIIWLRANAVILATGGGGQIFAQTTNPPVSTGDGVALAWRAGAAIRDLEFVQFHPTALSKPGAPHFLISEAVRGEGAHLIDQQGRRFAFDYDPRGELAPRDVVSRAIFNHLEKTAPDPVRATVYLDLRAIAPEKVRYRFPNIIQKCQQWGIDVFQEPIPVAPAAHYWMGGVAVDLMAATSIPGLYAIGETASTGVHGANRLASNSLLECIVFAAQLQKLEIEPVAVAPLPTSRTETVDWDAEQLFIASIRQQLPALMWHSAGISRQQSILEEAIATVSAWRAEVFESAIGQYWQNLSPDDNLKFSSEQSATQLKLAAETLNLLDIGYWILKSATFRTESRGGHYRNDYPQPSADWQVHTLIQGNQVYSG from the coding sequence ATGCCCCCTATCCTCTCTAGAGCCTTTGATATTATTGTGGTGGGTTCCGGAGCTGCGGGACTCTATGCCACTCTCTGTTTACCCGCACACTATCGGATATTACTGGTAACGAAAGATAAACTTCGCACGGGTTCGAGTAAATGGGCGCAAGGGGGGATAGCGGCGGCGATCGCCGAGGATGACTCACCAGAATTGCATCGGGAAGATACACTACAGGCAGGAGCGGGTTTGTGCGATCGCCAGGCGGTAGAGTTTTTAGTGAATCATGCTCCAGAAGCCATTGATTCTTTACTGAAACTCGGTGTTGCTTTTGACCGCAAAAACAATAAACTCGCCACTACCCTAGAAGCGGCCCACTCTCGCTCTAGGGTTCTTCATTCCCAAGACACCACCGGCCGCGCCATTATTGATATTCTCACGGCGAGAGTCTCCGAGCGATCGAATATTCAAGTTCTCTCCCAAGCCTTTGCCCTCAGTTTATGGCAAGATGCACCGGGCGCTGCCATTCAAGGGATTAGTTTACTGTGGAACAATCAGATTATCTGGCTCAGAGCCAATGCAGTGATTTTAGCGACTGGAGGCGGCGGCCAAATCTTTGCCCAAACGACTAACCCACCCGTGAGTACGGGGGATGGGGTGGCTCTAGCATGGCGTGCAGGTGCGGCGATCAGGGATTTAGAGTTTGTCCAGTTCCATCCTACAGCATTGAGCAAACCGGGAGCGCCCCATTTTCTGATCAGTGAAGCGGTGCGCGGAGAAGGGGCCCATTTAATTGATCAACAGGGGCGCAGGTTTGCCTTTGATTATGACCCCAGAGGGGAGTTAGCGCCCCGTGATGTGGTCAGTCGGGCGATTTTTAATCATTTGGAGAAAACGGCCCCCGATCCCGTCAGAGCGACAGTTTATCTGGATTTGCGGGCGATCGCCCCAGAAAAAGTACGCTATCGTTTTCCCAATATTATCCAAAAGTGTCAGCAATGGGGCATTGATGTCTTTCAAGAACCGATCCCGGTTGCGCCAGCAGCCCATTATTGGATGGGAGGAGTGGCGGTAGATTTGATGGCAGCGACCTCGATACCGGGATTATATGCGATCGGGGAAACAGCCAGTACGGGAGTCCATGGAGCCAATCGTTTAGCGAGTAATTCCCTATTGGAATGTATTGTATTTGCTGCTCAGTTACAGAAATTAGAGATAGAACCGGTGGCTGTTGCTCCCCTGCCGACTTCGAGAACGGAAACCGTAGACTGGGATGCCGAGCAACTGTTTATTGCCTCCATTCGCCAACAATTACCGGCTCTGATGTGGCACAGTGCGGGCATTTCTCGCCAGCAGTCTATATTAGAAGAAGCGATCGCCACAGTGAGCGCTTGGCGTGCGGAAGTTTTCGAGAGTGCGATCGGTCAATATTGGCAGAATTTATCCCCCGATGACAACCTAAAATTCAGCTCTGAACAGTCAGCAACCCAATTAAAATTAGCAGCAGAAACCCTAAATTTACTCGATATTGGCTATTGGATTCTCAAAAGTGCAACCTTTCGCACCGAAAGCCGAGGCGGTCATTATCGCAACGATTATCCCCAACCCTCAGCCGATTGGCAAGTGCATACCTTAATTCAAGGTAACCAAGTTTATTCAGGGTAA